In Biomphalaria glabrata chromosome 8, xgBioGlab47.1, whole genome shotgun sequence, the genomic window ACCCAGTTCTGTTGGAGAAGCAGTCAACACATGACATCATTCACCAGGGAGACGAAGACAAGGTCATTGTCACAATTGTGACTTTTTGTGTCTCAAATACATCTAgagtaaaactattttaaatctgTGTTTTTGATTTCCCATTAATCACCTACACCTATCCCTTTGtttgttggaccattggggcaccacacaagatctgttgaccatctttcttcattcctctctgtcttatgcctaggatagaatctcttttatTGGCAGGCTGTCCATTCTTTTGTCTTctcattgctttctctgtctgcctcttctttatCGTGGTACttttcctgaaggaaggtctttgctaaCCCTGAGGACATTGTAATATAgacataaagttttagtttgcgttttttcgacagtagttagcaggtcatcgtgggggtcGAATCGCTGTACTATCCTGCCTCTATCTAAtagtttgtgatgcggtctttggatctgatacctaggatctttctatAGCATCTCACAATTGCtagcaatgaaattgagatACTACAGAAAGATGCTTCCCATTAATAATGAACTAAAAAATACTGGGGTTAcagaaaaatgacaaaataattcatttggggggggggggggggaataaccattggcttttaaaaaaattatctttacatgTAAGTTTCTGAAAATTCTCTGTTAAATTTTAGATTTGTAGGAATTCTAGAATTTCCTACTTAGTTATAATGTATTGCTAATGATCCCATTTTAATTGTATCAAACATTAATGTCTTTCTGAGCAGTCCCTTCGCAGTGTGTCTCCCCAAGTTGTTTTCAACACCAAGCAATCCTATGTTGTAGATGATGAGAAGATTAAGGCATTGTTAGAAGAAAGACCATTTGACAAAGGGACAGGAAAAAGGTAAGAATGCATTAAGTGTATTACACCAGAAGTCCTGAATTTTTATTGATGATAACTGACTGGACATTGATTGTGCCATGTAGCaatgatattaaattaataGCTGCATGTCCTTATTGATTTGTTTAAACCAACAGCCCCTAATTATGTTGTGAATCATTCCTTTTGCATCACTTCAGGATGTGTGACAGAGTGTCAAATACAGCTTAGCTACCTAAGGGGGTTTGAGTTGGAATCCTAATGTAAATTAGGAATTTAAAATTCAATATATTACTACAGCTGAGTTGTTTTTGCtgaacgcctaaaggcagcatggaaaccttcacCCAaaagtccacaaaagagattggacttgAAAGCACTGGGGGGGAAAAAGCTAGAATAACTTAGTTTTAGTGCTGTAAATATTGTTTCCTAGGTTCAATCCATGTAATGGAGTAGGGCTAGAGACCTGTTTCAACGTTCAAGGATGGGCAAGACAtgacctaaattgtgctgatgtgtcaaaaacccaaaatattttttaaatatcatcgCTCAAGGTGGCTTATTTCTTTATGTCCTAATGAAACTAGTTTAAGTGCTGGGATAACGCCCAAAAGCCAGTTGAGTCTGGGAGCGCGTGAGGTGCCCTGACCAATCCTCCCAGTGGAGGAGGTTGACAGGATCTAACAGAATGTTCATTCCTAGTACAGTTCCTTTCTCCAGTTATTTTTCATGGCTCAGGTCAAACTTTGACTTGCCATGCTACTGCCGAGGCTGAGGAAACAGTGTCTCATGTccaggttgtttttttcagacTGCGACATGAAAAGCACAAAAAGATGAGAGACGAATCCAGTGGAACTAGTGTCTGGCAAGAAATAAGCTGCCACCAGCTGCAGGATCCACCAAAGAGGGAATCCCCAGTGTTTCGTAAAAACAAAGATGACTACTACGCAGATGAATTGCCTCAATTTGAAAACTGAACTTTAAGCTAAATTCAGCTAAAGAAACTGCGTCACTCCAAAAGTACTTTTATATCAAGAGTTAATCACAAGGCCTATCAATAACCAGCACTGATTTGTTTCTAGATGTGGTTGTCTGTTGTTAAACTCCTCTCTGCTTCatagtttatatttttcaaGTTATATTCTTGTACAAATGTTTTCTTCcttgtataaaaacaaaaaagttcttgTGCAATTCATAAAcacatctatatatttatacaataaaaccTACATCTATAAAGATTGTATTATCTTAAATATAtatcttaatgttatctttttAGCGAATGAATGTTGAATATgctcaattattttgtgttttacataatttgtcatataaaatgaaaatttaccttaaatattctttattttgaaaaactGATGCTAAAATCAGAAAAAGTATGATTtttcccaataaaaaaaaaataaaatattttcaaaccaCATTTTTCAAGTTAAAATAGTTGATTTGATAGTAGGAGAATGTTTACATAGTTATGTAAGTAGCTTTcagttatagtttttttttacactgaacAATTGGTGCATGCCTGGTCGTATGCCCTCTGAACTGTCATCTCGATGGTCTTGGGTTGAGCTTGGGTTGAGCTCTGCCCCCTGCACTGCATGAGGTTTgggttaggatgtaataatcttcaagtctgaaggaaATCCCAAAACTTATAGCgagaaatatttagaaatattgtCTACAACTGAATGACCCAAATTAAAGTCAATTTACTTTGTACCTGTACTATGTTTTACAATATTAAAAGCAGATGAATTAATGTCAttgttttattacaataaaatcAGAGATGATGTTTTATTGATTTCTTATAAATGAAATGAGTTTAGGATAGATGTTTGTATTCATCACTGTACtaactattttttattcaaacttTTCTAACATTAATATAAAGCAGAGGTTGAATATTTCCTATTCCACCGCTGCTcttacatctttaaaaaaactctTGATATTGCAATGCTAGAAGGAAGCTCCTGGAACATTCTGATACTTACATGGCTTTTAAAATTAAGACTAATTGTTTGactaaatagtttttgtttttttttaaatgattatgACCTttcaaattaataaacaaaaatcccCTAATTATCTTATCATTCATAAAATAGATATAAACATAAAGTAACCCACTCAATCTAGATCGAAAGTCATAGCTGAGcaatattaattgaattaatgttACATATGTGGTAGCAAgtaatgactttttaaaaaggggatgaataacaaatttatttgatttaaaactGGTTTCatcaagaaaaagtaaaaaaaaaataaataaataaataaatttttatgaaacaaactataataaaataaaatatgaactaaaagataaattatttttaaaaaaatatataattatactttggttgacaaaataataaaaacaacaatacataTTTCATGTCATTTAGTATATTCTATggtttaatatacatatataattatattcaaACAAAACTACTCCTGTATTATATGTTATCACATGTTTTGTATCAGCATCAGGTTTTCATTCCTCTATCACGTCACCCCAAATAGTTGTTCTTTTTCCTATacagaaaccaaaaaaaaaaaaatgacatataTCTAAGAAATGGATTATCATAAGAACTAAGATAAAAAATGTCAGagacgaattaaaaaaaaacaacaaaacaaaagttatgaGATGCTAAGAAAACCAGGGAGATAACatttgagtttttaaaaatttcaaaagcTATTCTAATGAACATAAACAATTTCAGATAGCAAACTTAAATTCTTGGCATACTATTATCTTATTTCAAAAGTGTAAGTTAATGAGTTGGTTTCCATGACACTGCATGAAATGAAgttaataatacaataaaattacctctacaataaaaaaatgaaaatcatttAAGTAGCCACATCACATACGTTTTGTAATAGCCTACAACTTTATGTATGGGACTACCAACAGGCTTAGTTTACAAACAGCAAAGGAACAAAAgttgtaaaaactattttttctgCTAATGGACCCAGCTAGGAAATAAAAACGATATAAGGAAAATTAGGAAAATGAACATCAACTGTCTATAGAAAGATGATAGAAGTATTGACCTGCAACATGGACTTTTTTTCTAGCTAGCTTTATGAAACTGAACTTTAGTTTCTTTTGCAGTCTGCTATTAATCTGAACAGCTTCATGCTGCCATAAAGGATGTTGGTTATACCGAGTTTATTGAGGTATAAGAATCTGTCTGAAGTGGGATCATTTTGGATGTTAGGCACAGTTTCTGCTGCAGGTTATTTTTTGTGGggatttaatttattgaaaaaaaatggagcttaatttttttttaataaaaagaattttaagaaaaaaaatattattgggTCATCAATAATGAAGTCATAGCGAGTAATATTTAACTTACGTTTAGGGGGAGCTTGAGAAGGTTCTACTGAGCCGTCAAATTCTGTTTTGGGGAGATCTCTCGACTCTGGTAAGTGTCTTTCTGGTATAAATGGACTATCTTTGTAAGGGGCACTAGCTGGGGGCGCACTTTTGTTTCGCTTTGACAAGCTCTCTTCATATTCCTGTCTGTTTTTGCGCCTCAAATCATCATAAGTGACAGTGTTTTTCTCTTGGTTCACCGAGGGCTCCTtgactaaaaataaatttaattgcatgatAAATAAGTACCAAAATAAAACTGCTTGAGGTTAAAATCTAACATATCCTTTACAATAGTACTAGCAGGCTGGAAAGATACAACATGTGCTTTGTTATAGCACTAACTGGATGAACATAACATATGCTTTATTATAGCACTAAAAGATTGAACAAAACATGCTTTGTTATAGCACTAACTGGATGAACATTACATATGCTTTATTATAGCACTAAAAGATTGAACATAACATGCTTTATTATTACACTAACAGGATGAACATAACATGTGTTTATTATAGCACTAATAGGATGAACATAACATGTGTTTATTATAGCACTAATAGGATGAATATTACATATGCTTTATTATAGCACTAAAAGATTGAACATAACATATGCTTTATTATAACACTAAAAGAATAAACATAATGTGCTTTAAAATAGCACTAAAAGATTGAACATAGCATGTGCTTTATTATTGCACTAACAGGATGAAAGacataaaatgttttgttatttaatgaCTTAATGATAGATAGTGataaaaatgaagataaaagatgagggcagtgtttcacatgactacgcaaacttAGTTGCAACCTACCTATTATAGACAGGCCGaaagatatttgttttattataacaCTAGCAGGTTGCAAAGACCTAGGTGTGATTTTTAAAAGCACAAGCCAACTAAAAACGCATTTAATAAGCTTATGGATACAAAATTCAAAAGATCATCTATATTCTATACCAATACTGCCGACCTTTACGATAAAACCACCTTGACTTAAAAGTCTATAACATGTAAAGTtaagaaagaattaacaataaGAACTATTGTTTACCTTCTCTGTCCATACTCGGCCTAAATCTATCATCAATCCCTTCAGCTGGTCTGTACTCCTCAATTTGATTTGAACTTCCCCTGCTTAAACTGTCGTCTAAAGCTGGATTGCTAGAAATTTAGAGTGAATGGAAAATGTcattgatttaattttaattttatacaaaCAATAGATACAGGTTCTCaagttattttgaaaaaaaaacaataaaactaaaGAGAGCCCTtgtaaaaccaaaataaaaatgggACAAGATGGAGGCAAGGTCGTTCCTCAACCACCAATAGTGTTATCTAAGTTTACTCAGATATTAATCACCAACGTTTTACTGCATGAAAGATTATGCCAATGGGAATTAAGGTCTTTCATTTTAATACAGTTTTGGTGAATTCCTTTACCAAAGAAAAATAAGCATATTTGGTAATCTTATGCAGCCAAAGTGACTATTAGACTGCAGTCAAAGAGTTAAACACATGAGGCAGATTTTCACTGGTATCCAGGGAGATCAAGGAATTGCACTTAATAATCctaattaaaaaatcttaaCACCTGGATTTGCAGCCTACGTTATCAGTTCAGTGTACATATACTATTAACCTATACTCATCATAAAGTTAATTAGTCATTtaaaatgcaattaaaaaaaaaagatttccttAAGTAATTCATGCACTCCAATCGATGCTCATATTGTACTGGAAAAACAAAAGTGTCTTATATGACATTTTTCCAAGCAAATGGAACAAGAAATAGTTTTGTCCTTGTTTATATCTGATTATTTAATTAGGTTACATGTTTTCATTAGTAAGTTATggttaaatgttttacacgaTATTGCTATTTTACGTTTCTTCTGTACTAATTTTGTTAATCTTGCTAAGTGGGAATATTTTCTTGACATCTCTCTTACTACTCCTTTTATGACTTAAAGGATATTAAAAGTGAGGACACCTATTCTAGTATTGCTTTAGCTTGACACTACTGGACATTATATTTGTAGATCTTGCCATAAAAACCCTCTAGCATCAAGCTGcattttttataactatttcaTCATGGATATTTTATGatagattttcatttattatttcaactTGGTATTTTTATCCATCATGTCTAAACTGAAACCCTTGTCAACCTCACGATTCTAAATGAAAGGTTCAGAAAGATctaagtttttgttgttttagctGATTGCTAaaagcagcatggaaaccttcaaGCAGATACACCTATTTTCAAAAGTCCACAAAAGAGTTTGGTTCAAGAGCACTGGGCATGCAAGTAAGACATGCTGAAGAAAATAAGAGTTATAATAATCTTAGTAACTTAGTgttaatcaacaaccacaaagaggagtggctcaaccaatgggcaacaggaaacacaggcagagacatgtacaaaaaagtgaacatgcctaacaaactggacagtattaacttcctccaccaccgcaaagagcaatctacaatcttccaactaaggactGGACACACACATCTGTTtaattaccatctcaataaaataaatcccacacaactcccccttcgtagacactgtgcccacccttatgaaactgtaaaccatatcctctttgaatgccccttcctaatccaccttagacagaccctactaccactccagcccaacataaccaacaccctgtatggcagtgctgaacaactgaagaaaacagcacactatttttccttggcacagtctgcaaaagagccgacagctcagcagcaaaaaagctggctagaagaagaacaAGAAGTAGTAACTTAGTTTTGGTGCTCTGAATATTTTTTCATGAGTTTAATCCATGAAGTAGAGTATGCCTGAAGACCTTTATAACGAAACGAAAAATCATGTCAGACCCTTTTCTTAGAGCATTATACATTAAAGGTTGAGAAAGATCATGGCTGCCAGTCATGCGGTATGCACGCTAGGCTATTGTTCAGTCGTCTCAATGGTCCAGAGTTCATAACCTGCCTGCTGCCATTCCCagctgtcctgcaggaggtttggactaggaagcagattatcttcaactctgaaggaacatccaaaaacacgtaaaacaaaatatttgtaataataagATCAGTAAATGATTAGTAAAGAACTGCTCTTACAAAGTTTCACCATCAGGGGAAGATAATCCTCTTGATTTTCTTATTGCTGCAGCCAAATTAGAGTTAGGAATTTGCTCAAGGATTTTCTTTTGACATGTGGGCAAATAACTCAACTTGCCAGTAAAATAACCAAAGCCACCAGTGACTGCCATAAATTAAAAGTCAGAAATCAAACTAATTAATTGTCACATTTGTGAAATTTAAAGATTCATAtttacaaatgtagatctatactaaATACATACACTGTGATTAAAGTAATAGAAATCGACATTTAGTAATTCCAGattcaaaaatgaaataatttcttttcatGAAAATATTGTGGTTTATATGTGAAATATTTACTAATAAGAATAAAACTCATCTTAATCTTGGACATTTacttaaaaaatcaaactataATTTATATTACTTGGATCAAGTTTTCTGTTAGACCAGACTTACAAGGTTCAACCCAGGAccaatacaatatatatatttaaatccaAATAATAAGTTTACTCTTactaattagtaatttaatTCACATCATTTACCACCAATTGGATTGAATTATGATCAAAAGTAATGTCTAACAGTAAAAACCAAACCTACTGATCATTTTAGGTATGGCTCCAAATTTTGGATGAGGAGTCCATTTTCCTGGaacatacaaaaataatgaaACTGAGGATACATTATATTAATCAATCTCTTGCCACACAAATTATTACTAACTAGGTTGATGACTGAAGGAATGAAAATATACACAATATAATCTAATGAGAATTGTTTTCTTACAAGCTTAGGAAGTTTTTGGTGTCCTACTTTTATCTAGTCAAATACACTATATTCAAGTGCTGACCTCTTTTtgacaaaacataaatattgtCTATActtctattaaaaaataaatttaaaaaacactgaagccatttatttgtaatttttgcCTTACCAGTTTTCACCATGTAGTAAGCACCAGCCATGGCTCCAAAAGATAAGGGAGCAGCTGAAGAAGAATTGGAACATTTCAGTCACAAAATGTAAACCAAAAACAATCTCATAAATttgattacaaataaataaagtcttttggttcaaattaatttatagtaatattatttaatatttttagtaatattatttaattttttttttttactcctcaCAATGCTGTTGCAAATAAACTGGCGACACAGGTAGGGGGGTAAAAGTGTCTGTTGACAGGCTGGCACAGGGCACCATACTGCAAGCAGACAAGCATGGTGAGGAACGGCTATGTGAGAACAGGTGTGTATGCAAATCACCAGTGATATGGTGATTGTCTAGAAAGAACTGGAGACATGCATGCAGTGTTTCTGTCATTTTCAAGAAGGCTTTTGGGGACCCTATATAGAGTCCAGTAGAATAGAAGGCACTTGAGTTCAGTACAGTTATGTATAATGAAGCaattgtacagtcagtgtttCTGGCTATTGCTTATACAACATGTAATTGTTATCACATAGTTAATAATGTATCACACTATTTAATTGTTATCACATAGTTAATAAAGTATCACACTATTTGATATCAAGTTGTCAAGAGCCAGTTAGATAGATATGTATATAGACAGTTAATCTCAAGTAATAGCCAGTCTCTCAAAATCACCTTGTCTAAAAAGACGATAGTCAGCAAATTTCCTTTGATTAAAAATAAGTTTAGCAATGGTGTTCAAAAGATAAGGGGCTTAAAAAAAGGtggcttttttaaaaggctaGGGAGTaaacatacatatttttttaagaataaaaaaagaaagaaagaaaaaaaaagtttaactacTTCTCTAAGCTTGCACCACTTATACAATATGATACTACAAGCAAGTAAAATTACCTCTAAGAAAAAAGCTGTCTCGTTCACATTCCTTCAAAactcttctctcttcttctgtGATAGTCTTTAgacaaaaatttagaaaaaaatttatagtttaaaaaaaaacaaaaaaaacaaacattcgaCACAAAGCCCTAGATATATCATATACATTCCACAACTCCAAATGTTAATTTAGTTCATTGTATACTAAAAGCTTCTTCttttcttcctcgttctcatttttatgttggagtgcTCAGATGACTAgtccaatatatgagatgaactgcgcagtggtttccaaatcagggagctctccatatagttttctttctattggggtgttttggggccagtgtcttgtaccgTGTACGGGCTTCATAGTAAAGAGATTCATTATTCAATCATATAGAATTTAGCGCATCATGACAAAAATTCTATTGCCATGTATCTCATGGCAATAAAGTTTTTAACAAtacaataaaatttttaattcatttgttttc contains:
- the LOC106057317 gene encoding OCIA domain-containing protein 1-like isoform X2 — its product is MAGAYYMVKTGKWTPHPKFGAIPKMIITGGFGYFTGKLSYLPTCQKKILEQIPNSNLAAAIRKSRGLSSPDGETFNPALDDSLSRGSSNQIEEYRPAEGIDDRFRPSMDREVKEPSVNQEKNTVTYDDLRRKNRQEYEESLSKRNKSAPPASAPYKDSPFIPERHLPESRDLPKTEFDGSVEPSQAPPKRKRTTIWGDVIEE
- the LOC106057317 gene encoding OCIA domain-containing protein 1-like isoform X1; amino-acid sequence: MASDLNNTPSFTDRPLAMQNTNATAERPRTNPLATITEEERRVLKECERDSFFLRAAPLSFGAMAGAYYMVKTGKWTPHPKFGAIPKMIITGGFGYFTGKLSYLPTCQKKILEQIPNSNLAAAIRKSRGLSSPDGETFNPALDDSLSRGSSNQIEEYRPAEGIDDRFRPSMDREVKEPSVNQEKNTVTYDDLRRKNRQEYEESLSKRNKSAPPASAPYKDSPFIPERHLPESRDLPKTEFDGSVEPSQAPPKRKRTTIWGDVIEE